In one Lolium rigidum isolate FL_2022 chromosome 3, APGP_CSIRO_Lrig_0.1, whole genome shotgun sequence genomic region, the following are encoded:
- the LOC124703476 gene encoding dehydrogenase/reductase SDR family member 7-like translates to MLLLFALLAGAGAAAFFLFKFATTDGDFTLLSCGKPRRDKVDGKVVWITGASRGIGEVLSMQFASLGAKLILSARNKNELERVKYNIVSKHPDSRVEVLPMDLSSDEESLKEVVHAAESLFSSAGVDYMIHNAAFERPKRGVLEETEEGLKAIFNVNVFGTITLTRLLATSMLDRGMGHFVVMSSAAGKVPSPGQALYSASKHALNGYFASLRSELCTKGIKVTIVCPGPIETPESSGAASSSQRNSSEKRVSVKRCAELTIVAATHGLKEAWISYQPVLAVMYLVQYIPTIGYWLMDKVGAKRVDAAAKKGNAYSLNLLFGGKKSA, encoded by the exons ATGCTCCTCCTCTTCGCgctcctcgccggcgccggcgccgccgccttctTCCTCTTCAAGTTCGCCACTACCGATG GGGATTTCACGCTCTTGTCGTGCGGCAAGCCGCGGCGGGACAAGGTGGACGGCAAG GTTGTCTGGATTACTGGGGCAAGCCGTGGGATTG GGGAGGTTCTTTCAATGCAGTTTGCAAGTTTAGGAGCAAAGCTAATTCTATCTGCACGCAACAAGAATGAACTTGAGAGAGTGAAATATAACATTGTCA GTAAGCATCCAGATAGCAGAGTTGAAGTGTTACCCATGGATTTATCATCTGATGAAGAATCTCTGAAAGAAGTTGTACATGCGGCGGAATCACTCTTTTCCAGTGCAGGAGTTGACTATATGATACACAATGCAGCCTTTGAGCGTCCA AAAAGGGGGGTCCTGGAAGAAACCGAGGAAGGTCTTAAG GCTATTTTTAATGTCAATGTCTTCGGAACTATTACTTTAACTCGCCTTCTTGCAACTTCAATGTTGGATAGAGGGATGGGTCACTTTGTTGTG ATGAGTAGTGCAGCTGGAAAGGTCCCCTCACCTGGTCAGGCACTTTACTCTGCTTCCAAACATGCTCTCAATGGTTACTTTGCTTCTCTGCGTTCGGAG TTATGTACGAAAGGCATCAAGGTCACTATTGTCTGTCCTGGACCTATTGAAACACCAGAATCTTCTGGTGCAGCCTCTTCATCACAAAGGAATTCATCTGAG AAACGTGTTTCAGTGAAAAGATGTGCTGAACTGACAATTGTCGCAGCAACTCATGGACTAAAAGAAGCATGGATATCATATCAG CCTGTGCTGGCTGTTATGTACTTGGTGCAGTACATTCCAACAATTGGATACTGGCTTATGGACAAG GTTGGTGCAAAGCGAGTGGATGCAGCTGCGAAGAAAGGCAATGCCTACAGTTTGAATCTCCTCTTCGGTGGCAAGAAGTCGGCTTGA
- the LOC124696577 gene encoding B3 domain-containing protein Os11g0197600-like: protein MAVRNNGKGNWDASRKEGSCKNFGQKFCKLFFAAESRKRLRIPPSFNQYLLENPTGLVCLRGPSGNTWLAELSSDTEGLFFGDGWNKFVMDHSIESGHILTFCYDGRSQFSVVVFDGMCIEKPSGFHAKPSKDLVGPIESDERDKQMSPVPQEENHGTRKKTREIDANGSTLRKHCNGALVGDNSVSLNNTEDSVSSYHVSEENISRNESSKSTPGSLKLSKDVDICGKKKNISRNKSKSVPMLLNFSKDVYIDGKTIAEVQRQPEVISQRPPVCEEQQNNALQKAKQYKSKYPITMQIMKETYVYKTFFMNIPCEFVREYLPRTDKKLTLSDPQGMAWEVDYVYCSQRCSGAFSRGWGKFSVGNHLETFDVCVFELLSEDNINVRIYRANAALYPYLSY, encoded by the exons ATGGCGGTGAGGAACAACGGGAAGGGGAATTGGGATGCGAGCAGGAAGGAGGGGTCATGCAAGAACTTTGGGCAGAAATTCTGCAAGTTGTTCTTCGCTGCGGAATCTCGGAAGCGATTG AGAATTCCACCATCATTCAATCAATATCTTCTAGAAAATCCAACTGGACTAGTTTGCCTAAGAGGCCCAAGTGGCAACACATGGCTTGCAgagctttcttcagacactgaagGGTTGTTCTTTGGAGATGGATGGAACAAATTTGTTATGGATCATTCCATAGAGTCAGGACACATTTTAACCTTCTGTTATGATGGGCGCTCTCAATTCTCAGTGGTGGTATTTGATGGAATGTGTATTGAGAAGCCGTCGGGTTTTCATGCTAAGCCTTCCAAGGATCTGGTTGGTCCAATAGAAAGTGATGAAAGGGACAAACAAATGTCCCCTGTTCCCCAAGAGGAGAATCATGGAACCAGGAAGAAGACTAGAGAAATAGATGCAAATGGCTCTACATTGAGGAAGCACTGTAATGGAGCTTTGGTTGGTGACAACTCAGTTAGCCTTAATAATACTGAAG ATTCTGTTTCATCATACCATGTGTCAGAAGAAAATATCTCTCGCAACGAGTCCTCAAAGTCTACACCCGGGTCGCTCAAATTGTCTAAGGATGTGGATATATGTGGAAAAA AAAAAAATATCTctcgcaacaagtccaagtcagtACCGATGCTGCTCAACTTTTCCAAGGATGTGTATATAGATGGAAAAA CCATTGCGGAAGTTCAAAGACAACCAGAAGTAATATCGCAAAGGCCACCAGTTTGTGAAGAACAGCAGAACAACGCTCTTCAAAAGGCAAAGCAATATAAATCGAAGTACCCTATAACTATGCAAATAATGAAGGAGACTTATGTCTACAAGACATTTTTCATG AATATTCCATGTGAATTTGTCAGGGAGTATCTTCCCCGCACCGACAAGAAGTTGACACTCTCGGATCCACAAGGAATGGCTTGGGAAGTTGACTATGTCTATTGCAGCCAGCGTTGTTCTGGCGCTTTCAGTCGGGGCTGGGGCAAGTTTTCGGTAGGTAATCACCTGGAGACTTTTGATGTCTGCGTCTTCGAGCTCCTCTCAGAGGACAACATAAATGTGCGCATCTACAGAGCAAATGCCGCACTATATCCTTATCTCTCATATTGA
- the LOC124703474 gene encoding uncharacterized protein LOC124703474 isoform X2, translated as MATTDHPSSPPQPSSPGVGAVALSSATIGELLRFVLSSHVAAPDPALPLTPSYCSRLLDDDLCDKLATELAGCLEEGRVPAPPAGEGAVATPAEENCSRKREEEWEAVLLEKGAELKRMYDAVEFVLHVQEPYFTQLCAGSKNVEGRLAAGNYNRITQGSLLIFNKCLLLDVEAIRNYSSFSEMLQAETISNVLPGISSIEEGVKVYRKFYTEEKEKSYGVLAISVSKPRSQPYITMTELLAGLGYDGLGRLLGLANTAGTVPDGLPPQRSVLISSCMKLHKPTE; from the exons ATGGCGACCACGGACCACCCTTCATCGCCGCCGCAGCCGTCGTCACCGGGCGTGGGCGCCGTCGCCCTCTCGTCCGCCACCATCGGCGAACTACTCCGTTTCGTCCTCTCCTCTCACGTCGCCGCCCCGGACCCCGCCCTCCCTCTGACCCCCTCTTATTGCTCCCGCCTCCTCGACGACGATCTGTGCGATAAGCTGGCCACGGAGCTTGCGGGGTGCCTCGAGGAGGGGCGGGTCCCGGCTCCCCCAGCGGGGGAGGGGGCGGTAGCAACTCCTGCAGAGGAGAATTGTTCgcggaagagggaggaggagtgggaggcagtCCTGCTGGAGAAGGGCGCCGAGTTAAAGCGG ATGTATGATGCAGTGGAGTTTGTGCTACATGTTCAAGAACCATACTTCACTCAACTCTGTG CTGGATCCAAGAATGTTGAAGGGAGGTTAGCAGCTGGTAATTACAACCG GATTACACAAGGTTCTTTGTTGATCTTCAATAAATGCCTCTTGCTTGACGTTGAG GCAATTAGAAATTATAGTTCGTTCTCTGAGATGCTGCAAGCAGAGACGATCTCAAATGTTCTTCCTGGCATTTCATCAATTGAAGAAG GTGTCAAAGTTTATAGGAAATTCTACACAGAGGAAAAGGAGAAATCTTATGGAGTCTTGGCAATATCAGTTTCAAAGCCACGAAGCCAACCTTACATAACCATGACAGAGCTTCTTGCT GGATTGGGTTATGATGGATTGGGTAGACTCCTCGGTCTGGCAAACACAGCAGGAACAGTTCCTGACGGACTACCTCCTCAAAGATCCGTGCTGATATCATCTTGTATGAAACTACACAAACCAACT GAGTAG
- the LOC124703474 gene encoding uncharacterized protein LOC124703474 isoform X1, whose amino-acid sequence MATTDHPSSPPQPSSPGVGAVALSSATIGELLRFVLSSHVAAPDPALPLTPSYCSRLLDDDLCDKLATELAGCLEEGRVPAPPAGEGAVATPAEENCSRKREEEWEAVLLEKGAELKRMYDAVEFVLHVQEPYFTQLCAGSKNVEGRLAAGNYNRITQGSLLIFNKCLLLDVEAIRNYSSFSEMLQAETISNVLPGISSIEEGVKVYRKFYTEEKEKSYGVLAISVSKPRSQPYITMTELLAGLGYDGLGRLLGLANTAGTVPDGLPPQRSVLISSCMKLHKPTVKTCSLTDAARALAKHVHRSSDGWWGCLHGSDPHKNQISSEVIDRLLHECCWINVHLTQPYGPVFEIRVREGYGARWSHDGSKFIGFLEPYSPDGFLNGWKH is encoded by the exons ATGGCGACCACGGACCACCCTTCATCGCCGCCGCAGCCGTCGTCACCGGGCGTGGGCGCCGTCGCCCTCTCGTCCGCCACCATCGGCGAACTACTCCGTTTCGTCCTCTCCTCTCACGTCGCCGCCCCGGACCCCGCCCTCCCTCTGACCCCCTCTTATTGCTCCCGCCTCCTCGACGACGATCTGTGCGATAAGCTGGCCACGGAGCTTGCGGGGTGCCTCGAGGAGGGGCGGGTCCCGGCTCCCCCAGCGGGGGAGGGGGCGGTAGCAACTCCTGCAGAGGAGAATTGTTCgcggaagagggaggaggagtgggaggcagtCCTGCTGGAGAAGGGCGCCGAGTTAAAGCGG ATGTATGATGCAGTGGAGTTTGTGCTACATGTTCAAGAACCATACTTCACTCAACTCTGTG CTGGATCCAAGAATGTTGAAGGGAGGTTAGCAGCTGGTAATTACAACCG GATTACACAAGGTTCTTTGTTGATCTTCAATAAATGCCTCTTGCTTGACGTTGAG GCAATTAGAAATTATAGTTCGTTCTCTGAGATGCTGCAAGCAGAGACGATCTCAAATGTTCTTCCTGGCATTTCATCAATTGAAGAAG GTGTCAAAGTTTATAGGAAATTCTACACAGAGGAAAAGGAGAAATCTTATGGAGTCTTGGCAATATCAGTTTCAAAGCCACGAAGCCAACCTTACATAACCATGACAGAGCTTCTTGCT GGATTGGGTTATGATGGATTGGGTAGACTCCTCGGTCTGGCAAACACAGCAGGAACAGTTCCTGACGGACTACCTCCTCAAAGATCCGTGCTGATATCATCTTGTATGAAACTACACAAACCAACT GTGAAAACTTGTTCCTTAACTGATGCTGCAAGGGCACTGGCCAAACATGTTCACAGGAGTAGCGATGGATGGTGGGGCTGCCTCCATGGAAGTG ATCCACACAAGAACCAAATTTCATCCGAAGTCATTGACCGTTTGTTACATGAGTGTTGTTGGATAAATGTTCACCTGACTCAGCCCTATGGGCCTGTTTTTGAAATCCGTGTGCGTGAAGGTTACGGTGCCAGATGGTCTCACGATGGCTCTAAG TTCATCGGATTCTTGGAGCCGTACAGTCCAGATGGCTTTCTCAATGGGTGGAAACATTGA